Within Streptomyces sp. SS1-1, the genomic segment ACCCGCGACGAGTGGACGGCCGTCTTCGACGGCACCGACGCCTGCGTGGCCCCCGTCCTGAGCCTCGGCGAGGCCCCGCACGACCCGCACCTCGCCGCCCGCGGAACCTTCACCGACCACGGCGGCCTCACCCAGCCGGCCCCGGCGCCCCGGTTCTCGGCCACCCCCACCGCCGTACGCAGCGGACCGGCGCGGCCCGGCGCCGGCACCGCGGACGTGGCCCGCGACTGGGACGTGCCCGGCCTGTCCGCCCACCCCGACCCCACGAAGGGCCTCGCATGAAGCGGCAGATCTTCGCCCCCGAGCACGACGCGTTCCGGGAGACCGTGCGCGCCTTCCTCGCCAGGGAGGTGCTGCCGCACTACGAGCAGTGGGAGAAGGACGGCATCGTCTCCCGCGACGCCTGGCGCGCCGCCGGCAAGCAGGGACTGCTCGGCTTCGCCGTGCCCGAGGAGTACGGGGGCGGCGGCACCCCCGACTTCCGCTACAGCGCCGTCCTCGCCGAGGAGTTCACCCGCGCCGGCACCCCGGGCCTCGCCCTCGGCCTGCACAACGACATCATCGGCCCCTATCTGACCGGCCTCGCCACCGACGAGCAGAAGCGCCGCTGGCTGCCCGGCTTCTGCGACGGCACGCTCATCACCGCCATCGCCATGACCGAACCCGGCGCCGGCTCCGACCTCCAGGGCATCCGCACCCACGCCGAGGACCGCGGCGACCACTGGGTCCTCAACGGCTCCAAGACGTTCATCTCCAACGGCCTCCTCGCCGACCTCGTGATCGTCGTCGCGAAGACCACCCCGGAGGGCGGCGCGCGCGGGCTGTCGCTGCTCGTCGTGGAACGCGGCATGGAGGGCTTCGAACGCGGCCGCAACCTCGACAAGATCGGCCAGAAGGCCCAGGACACCGCCGAGCTGTTCTTCCACGACGTGCGCGTCCCCAAGGAGAACCTGCTCGGCGAGCTCGACGGCGCGTTCGTGCACCTGATGACGAACCTCGCGCAGGAACGCCTCAGCATCGCCGTCGCCGCGATCGCCGCCGCCGAGCACCTGCTGGAGATCACCACCGCGTACGTCAAGGAGCGCGAGGCGTTCGGCCGCCCCCTGGCGACCAAGCAGCACATCCGCTTCGAGGTGGCCGAGATGGCCACCGAGTGCGCGGTCACCCGCACCTTCCTGGACCGCTGCATAGCGGACCACGACCGCGGAGAGCTCGACCCCGTCCACGCCTCGATGGCCAAGTGGTGGGCGACCGAACTCCAGAAGCGCGTCGCCGACCGCTGCCTGCAACTGCACGGCGGGTACGGCTACATGAGCGAACACCCGGTGGCACGGGCCTTCACGGACGGCCGCATCCAGACCATCTACGGCGGGACGACCGAGATCATGAAGGAGATCATCGGCCGTTCCCTGCTGGGCTGA encodes:
- a CDS encoding acyl-CoA dehydrogenase family protein — encoded protein: MKRQIFAPEHDAFRETVRAFLAREVLPHYEQWEKDGIVSRDAWRAAGKQGLLGFAVPEEYGGGGTPDFRYSAVLAEEFTRAGTPGLALGLHNDIIGPYLTGLATDEQKRRWLPGFCDGTLITAIAMTEPGAGSDLQGIRTHAEDRGDHWVLNGSKTFISNGLLADLVIVVAKTTPEGGARGLSLLVVERGMEGFERGRNLDKIGQKAQDTAELFFHDVRVPKENLLGELDGAFVHLMTNLAQERLSIAVAAIAAAEHLLEITTAYVKEREAFGRPLATKQHIRFEVAEMATECAVTRTFLDRCIADHDRGELDPVHASMAKWWATELQKRVADRCLQLHGGYGYMSEHPVARAFTDGRIQTIYGGTTEIMKEIIGRSLLG